Within the Salvia hispanica cultivar TCC Black 2014 chromosome 4, UniMelb_Shisp_WGS_1.0, whole genome shotgun sequence genome, the region ataatccactccattaaaaaaaagtacaaagatttttaaaaaaaaaagtacaaagatttttaaaaaaaagtacatgatttttttttaaaaaaaaagggcttcaacacacgagccccgccactctctactcctcgtcgccGTCGTCCTCGCCGTCGCCGCTGCCAGCTgcgccgccgccaccacccGTGGTATCGAGGCCACGTCGGAACCCGCTAGTCGTGCCCGCGCGATTTCCAAATCaacccgcatgctctcgagcatcttgtgaagaaacatcttctccgtggggtcagtggcggccttccaatcttggaagaccttgtacatctgcTCGCGCGTTTAATAGATGACACATTTAGTAATTATATGATATTTGagaagatgttattttgtatattaagtgcataagaaaaaatattgtaatataattagggtccgtttgataagttagtaatgtCAAGATATAGATAATTATATGACTATTTCTTAGTgttttgatatcatagttaacCTATTATGTCAGTCCGTGGTTTTCTCTATGGCCCATCCGAGCCTGcaaatttttccttaaaatacAAAGATATGTACTTATCTCACAAATTTGGTCGGATAGCATTTCTAcctcatttattatgatttattaaaacaaaatctagataatttcttgtctaccaaacaacaacgaaaaaaTCTTCATCCAAGCTTATCTTGACCCGAAGCCCGCATTTCTTATCATATTTAACAAATCTTGTTATATCTCATCTTTCTAATCAAACGAGcacttataatttatattagtttttttatttttaatcaaacgagcacttataatttatattagtttttttatttttaaatgtgatATCgacaactaaaaaagaaatacagtACGTGGTATAGGACAAaccgaaaaaggaaatatatgGAAAGATATACttcaatttgaaaaaaaagtaaatatatggAAAGATCTACTTCAATAGATTTTGTAGTATACGGAAGATCACTCCAGTAAATTCAGAGAGAAAATTAAGGGAAGTTTGAcgaaaataaaacagaaaccTCAAGCTATTTTTTGTTCATCTAAGTCATGGCGTTCCGGTTGGTTACATGCGCCAGTCGACGCCTTCGATCTACAATTTGCGCTCAATTCATCCCCAGGttctatttcaaaataatttgattaaaataatattgttacTTGTTGCAATgtcatgaaatttttattttgattagagAGGCGAGGACCAATGGAAATCGATTGGGTAATGTATTCGTGAAATTTCCAAATGAATTACTCCAATTACTACTGTATTAAACTTGATATACTACaactttgtttttattgtgAAGGTTACAAGTACAAGTGGGCGGAGACAGAATTTATATCGGAGTCAGAGGCAAAGCCTGATTTTTTGAGGTATAACAGAGAGTTTGGGATGTTTGGTGCATATTTGTTTGAAGACGATGGCAGCATCACCAGGTCACccaaatataacaaatatctTCCCTCCTTTAAAATGGAAttggaagaagatgaagatcCTTTCTTATTCTGGACTAGTTGTGATGGTCTAATTTATCTTCGTTATCCGAAGGGGAAACATGTCCTTTGGAACCCCACAACGCACGAGTATAAAATCCTCCCCGAGCCCTATGCGCACCCCTCCCGCTGCCTTTCTTATTTAGTTGTAGCATCGGGAATGTGGCATGACCATACATCTCAAGATTACATAGTGGTTAATCTTGTTCGTACTTATATGTTGCTGGGAACTAAAACAGACTCCTCTCATTTCATTCACTTGTATTCACTCAAAACTAATTCATGGAAGATAATACCGTGCCCATGCCCTCATTGCTTTGGTTTTGGTACAACTTGTGTTTGCCTTTCGGGGATTTTGTACTTTACAGCAATTCGAGCTATCCGTTCTTTTGACATTTCTACTCAAACCTTTTCTAACATACCCTTGCCTAAGGGTTGCCGCTCCTACCATGAACCTCACATTCTAGAGTATAAAGGGTTATTAAGTGTTGTATACTCGAAAGATGCAGCTTGTCATGTACTTAGGGAATATCAACTTTGGGCTATGCACGATGGATTGTGGACAAGAGAATCTGTTTTCCATACTCGTGGTGTTCGGAAGCCTTTATGGTTTTCAAAGGATGGTAAGCTATTGTATTTTCTAAGCCGGACTCGTGACATGGTGGTGTTTGATTGTGCCACTGGAAAGTCGAAGCATCTCGGTGTGGATAGCCCGTCAGACTTTGATACAGGGATGATTCCGTTTGTTGAGAACTTTGTTCAACTCAATGGAATTTCATGTATTGAGGAGGTACAATTCCTTTCATTTgcttatatataaattgagtAATTATACTATGAATctatgaagaaataaataacTTAGTtatctttatcaattttggaTATTGGGATTAGTTAGTTATTGgtaatttattatctttatatGTGTCTTTCAGGAGATGAACTATTGTCTCAACTTTCTTACTTGTTTGTTTCTCTTTGTTTTGCAAAGTcgagaaataatatcaaatcaGAAGTAAACCCAGCGtgttcctcctcctcctcgtcgACTCCTATTTTTTGTTCACTTAAGGATGGCATGGCTTTCCGCTTGGTTACATCCGCCACTCGACAACTTCCTCTATGCAACCGTGTTCGATCTGCCATTTCCTTTTCAGGGTCCAGAGCTCAATTGGCTCCCaggttctattttttttttaaaaaaattaaatattcttacttgtttatacaaattaaaattttgtgaatttattattttgttagagTGGAGGTGAATACGAGAATTGAAGGTGCCCCGCCTATGAGGAATAATGGAAATGAATTGGGTAGGTATTGCAAACATTCTGAATAATTATATTGCAACATACGAaccaaagagaaaaaaaaaagatgcaaggaatatttattttggatcataataatgttttcatttttattgtgtAGGCCGTGAGAATGGTCCCATCGTATCCGAGACAACATTGTCTTCATGCGACATTTTCCCTAAGCCTAAGCCTAAGCCTAAGCCGGACATTTTTGTCAACTATCGGGATTCTTATCGTAATAAATATCAGAATGAGGAatattttgttgcattttccCTTAAAGAGGATGACACCATCTCAcccaaatatttcatatatcCTCCCTCTTTTCCAACTGTAGATTATGTCTTCACTGGAGCTAGTTGTAATGGCGTGCTTCATTTTCATGATGGAGATTTTCATCGTAGGGGATCGGTTGGTCAAGCTCTTTGGAACCCGACAACGGGTGGGTATAAAATCTTGCCTAAGTCCTCTGTAGAACTCCGTCCTCATAGTAGTCatgaatttgatataaatgGAGTGTGGTCTGACCATAGATTTGAAGATTACAAAGTGTTGAATATTGTTCGTGCTAATGAAAGAGGTGGTCGGTTACCCGAGGACGTCAGTTATTACATTGACTTGTATTCGCTCAAACTTAATTCCTGGAGGAGAATACCATGCCCTGACTTTAAGTACTGTGGTTATGAATCTGTCTGCGTAGCTGGGGTTTTTTATTGCAGAGCATCTCTAAATAAGACTGGAGTTATCCTTTCCTTTGATTTTAATACTGAAACCCTATCCACTTTATCCTTACCTAACAAAAATTGCAACAGGCATTATTTTCTAGACTATAAAGGGTTGTTAAGTGTTCTTGCATGCTGGTGGGATGAAGATTTAGATGATGAAATACCTTGGAAATATGAACTTTGGATTAGGAGCGCTGGATCGTGGACAAGAGAATCTATTTTCCATGTTCATGGTGTTTCCAAGCCGTTATGGTTTTCGCAGGATGGTAAGCTATTGTATTTTGCAAGCGTGGATGATGAG harbors:
- the LOC125223995 gene encoding uncharacterized protein LOC125223995 isoform X2, with translation MAFRLVTCASRRLRSTICAQFIPREARTNGNRLGYKYKWAETEFISESEAKPDFLRYNREFGMFGAYLFEDDGSITRSPKYNKYLPSFKMELEEDEDPFLFWTSCDGLIYLRYPKGKHVLWNPTTHEYKILPEPYAHPSRCLSYLVVASGMWHDHTSQDYIVVNLVRTYMLLGTKTDSSHFIHLYSLKTNSWKIIPCPCPHCFGFGTTCVCLSGILYFTAIRAIRSFDISTQTFSNIPLPKGCRSYHEPHILEYKGLLSVVYSKDAACHVLREYQLWAMHDGLWTRESVFHTRGVRKPLWFSKDGKLLYFLSRTRDMVVFDCATGKSKHLGVDSPSDFDTGMIPFVENFVQLNGISCIEESRNNIKSEVNPACSSSSSSTPIFCSLKDGMAFRLVTSATRQLPLCNRVRSAISFSGSRAQLAPRVEVNTRIEGAPPMRNNGNELGRENGPIVSETTLSSCDIFPKPKPKPKPDIFVNYRDSYHYVFTGASCNGVLHFHDGDFHRRGSVGQALWNPTTGGYKILPKSSVELRPHSSHEFDINGVWSDHRFEDYKVLNIVRANERGGRLPEDVSYYIDLYSLKLNSWRRIPCPDFKYCGYESVCVAGVFYCRASLNKTGVILSFDFNTETLSTLSLPNKNCNRHYFLDYKGLLSVLACWWDEDLDDEIPWKYELWIRSAGSWTRESIFHVHGVSKPLWFSQDGKLLYFASVDDELVMFDRSTGKLNHLGVDCWMSKVIPFFESFVQLN
- the LOC125223995 gene encoding uncharacterized protein LOC125223995 isoform X1, yielding MAFRLVTCASRRLRSTICAQFIPREARTNGNRLGYKYKWAETEFISESEAKPDFLRYNREFGMFGAYLFEDDGSITRSPKYNKYLPSFKMELEEDEDPFLFWTSCDGLIYLRYPKGKHVLWNPTTHEYKILPEPYAHPSRCLSYLVVASGMWHDHTSQDYIVVNLVRTYMLLGTKTDSSHFIHLYSLKTNSWKIIPCPCPHCFGFGTTCVCLSGILYFTAIRAIRSFDISTQTFSNIPLPKGCRSYHEPHILEYKGLLSVVYSKDAACHVLREYQLWAMHDGLWTRESVFHTRGVRKPLWFSKDGKLLYFLSRTRDMVVFDCATGKSKHLGVDSPSDFDTGMIPFVENFVQLNGISCIEESRNNIKSEVNPACSSSSSSTPIFCSLKDGMAFRLVTSATRQLPLCNRVRSAISFSGSRAQLAPRVEVNTRIEGAPPMRNNGNELGRENGPIVSETTLSSCDIFPKPKPKPKPDIFVNYRDSYRNKYQNEEYFVAFSLKEDDTISPKYFIYPPSFPTVDYVFTGASCNGVLHFHDGDFHRRGSVGQALWNPTTGGYKILPKSSVELRPHSSHEFDINGVWSDHRFEDYKVLNIVRANERGGRLPEDVSYYIDLYSLKLNSWRRIPCPDFKYCGYESVCVAGVFYCRASLNKTGVILSFDFNTETLSTLSLPNKNCNRHYFLDYKGLLSVLACWWDEDLDDEIPWKYELWIRSAGSWTRESIFHVHGVSKPLWFSQDGKLLYFASVDDELVMFDRSTGKLNHLGVDCWMSKVIPFFESFVQLN
- the LOC125223995 gene encoding uncharacterized protein LOC125223995 isoform X3, which produces MAFRLVTCASRRLRSTICAQFIPREARTNGNRLGYKYKWAETEFISESEAKPDFLRYNREFGMFGAYLFEDDGSITRSPKYNKYLPSFKMELEEDEDPFLFWTSCDGLIYLRYPKGKHVLWNPTTHEYKILPEPYAHPSRCLSYLVVASGMWHDHTSQDYIVVNLVRTYMLLGTKTDSSHFIHLYSLKTNSWKIIPCPCPHCFGFGTTCVCLSGILYFTAIRAIRSFDISTQTFSNIPLPKGCRSYHEPHILEYKGLLSVVYSKDAACHVLREYQLWAMHDGLWTRESVFHTRGVRKPLWFSKDGKLLYFLSRTRDMVVFDCATGKSKHLGVDSPSDFDTGMIPFVENFVQLNGISCIEESRNNIKSEVNPACSSSSSSTPIFCSLKDGMAFRLVTSATRQLPLCNRVRSAISFSGSRAQLAPRVEVNTRIEGAPPMRNNGNELGRENGPIVSETTLSSCDIFPKPKPKPKPDIFVNYRDSYRNKYQNEEYFVAFSLKEDDTISPKYFIYPPSFPTVDYVFTGASCNGVLHFHDGDFHRRGSVGQALWNPTTGIIF